A segment of the Bacillus licheniformis DSM 13 = ATCC 14580 genome:
TCATCAAGCTTCACTTGGCCGCTGATGGTCGGGCTCGGCATTCTTTATATCCCTCTTGATGATGTGGCGTCTGTTATTTCCCTGCGCTTCATCGCCGTCTGCGCTTCAGTCGTCATTGCCATGGTGACATCAGGCTACTTTGTCGGAAAATTAATGAACATGTACCCTGTTGAATCAGCGATCGTCACAGGCTGTCACAGCGGTCTCGGCGGCACGGGGGACGTGGCCATTCTTTCGGCTTCAGGCCGGATGGGTCTGATGCCGTTTGCGCAAATCTCAACGCGTCTCGGCGGGGCATCCACCGTCATTATGGCGACCGTTTTACTGAGGTTCTTCACCTCGTAAGGGCCGCATAAAAAAACAAAAAGGAGTCTGATCTATACGATCGGATTCCTTTTTTGTTTTCAGCGTTTCTCAACTCTGATATATTCTCTCGGTTTAAAGGGAGCTCTTTCTGTTCCCGTTAAGGACTGATCTTCCGCTCCCGTCTGTAGCGGCGTGTAATCACCGCGGTATTGAGGGCCTTCGGGTGTTCCGATCCCCGGAGTCTGTTCACGCGTCATTTCCCTGTTGATCATAAACGCTCCCGCAAAAAGCGAACAAAATAAACTTAGGCTGACAAAAGCTTTCCTTTTCATCTTTCATCACCTCAAATTCATCTTGTTCAAAAAAACTTTCCATTATACAAATGCCGAATTTTTTGTTAAAATTGTTTTCAGGTTCATAAGACCGCATAAACCGCGGTTACCATGAGATCATGCAGCCGATTAAAATTTGAGTTATAATTTGTCTAGGTCACCAGTTCTAAAAAAGTACATAACGTTTGAAAATTTTAGTATGGAACAGAATGTATTTATACATGCTACCTTAAGGGAGGTTAATATGACGTCTTTACATATTGCTATTTTATCGCCTTTTGCACTCGCCTTCTTGATTCCGCTATTGGCGAAAAACGTCAGAAAGATTCATACAGGCTGGTTTGTCCTGTTTCTTCCTGTTCTATTATTTATTTATTTTTTCCGCATGATCAAAATGACGGCGGATGGCGGAACATTAAAGGCTGTACTGGAATGGATTCCGTCCTTTGGGATTAACTTTACCGCGTACGTTGACGGACTCGGATTGCTATTCGCCCTTCTGATTACAGGGATCGGGTCTTTGGTTGTCCTTTACAGCATCTATTATCTGTCTAAAGAAAGAGAGCAGCTCGGACCATTTTACGTTTATCTGCTCATGTTCATGGGGGCAATGCTCGGCGTTGTTCTCGTTGATAACGTCATTGTACTTTATTTGTTTTGGGAATTGACCAGCATATCGTCTTTTCTGCTCATCGGCTATTGGTACAAGCGGGAAAAATCAAGATACGGCGCGACAAAATCGATGCTTATCACCATATTCGGCGGTCTTTCCATGCTTGGAGGCTTCATTCTTCTTTACACGATCACAGGTTCATTCTCGATTAGAGAAATGATCAACCAGGTTGATTTAATTTCGGGGCACGGCTTTTTCATCCCGGCTCTCGTGCTGGTGTTAATCGGAGCCTTCACTAAATCTGCGCAGTTCCCTTTTTACATCTGGCTTCCGGACGCAATGGAAGCACCAACGCCTGTAAGTGCTTACCTGCACTCCGCCACGATGGTAAAAGCGGGAATTTATATCGTTGCAAGATTCACCCCTGTGTTCGCTTTTTCAGGGGAATGGTTTTGGATCGTGTCTCTCACGGGGATTGTCACGCTTTTCTGGGGTTCGTTCAACGCCGTCAAGCAGACTGATCTGAAATCGATACTTGCATTTTCTACGGTCAGCCAGCTCGGAATGATCATGTCGATGCTTGGCGTCGGAGCGGCCGCACTGCATTTTCAGCATTTTGAATACTACATGGTTGCAGTAATCGCCGCTATCTTTCACTTGATTAACCATGCGACTTTCAAAGGCAGCTTATTCATGGCAGTCGGAATCATCGACCATGAAACAGGTACGAGAGATATCCGCAAGCTCGGCGGCCTTATGACGATCATGCCGATTACGTTTACGATTACGCTCATCGGCGCGTTTTCAATGGCCGGACTGCCTCCGTTCAACGGCTTTTTGAGCAAGGAAATGTTCTTCACCAGCATGCTCAGGATTACGAACTTTAACTTGTATAACGCTGACACATGGGGTTTTCTCTTTCCTGTGCTGGCTTGGATCGGAAGCGTGTTTACATTCATTTACTGCATGGTTCTCTTATTTAAAACCTTCGGGGGAAAATATCAGCCTGAAAAGCTTGAAAAACAAGCGCATGAGGCTCCAATCGGCATGCTGATTTCGCCGATTGTCCTCGTATCTCTCGTGGTGATTTTTTTCTTTTTCCCGAACATTCTGTCATACAGCATCATTGAACCTGCTGCAGCGTCGATTATGCCGACCCTTTTGGACGGTGACGAAAAATTCAAGGTTCATATTTACATGTGGCACGGCTTTTCGACTGAGCTCTATATGACGATCGGCGTCGTTGCTCTCGGAGTTCTCGCCTATTTGACCTTGTCAAAATGGCGGAAGGTCTACGGCCTCTTCCCGGAAACACTGACGCTGAACAAGTTGTACGACAGCTCGCTGTCAGGGCTTGAAAAAGGCTCCAACAAGATTACAAGAACGTATATGACAGGGTTTCTCCGCGACTATCTTGTTTATGTTTTTGTCTTCTTTATCGTGATCATCGGCGGATCGCTCGCTGTTACCGGGGGCTTTTCATACGATGTGAAAGGCAATGCTTCAATCGGCGTCTATGAGCTCGTTCTGTCAGCCGTAATGATTGCCGCAACCTTTACCACCGTTTTTGCAAGGTCAAGACTGACGGCGATTATCGGACTCGGCGTCATCGGCTACACGCTCGCGCTGTTCTTTGTCATTTTCAGGGCGCCGGATCTCGCGCTGACGCAGCTGATCATCGAAACCATTTCAGTCGCATTGTTCCTGCTGTGCTTCTATCATTTGCCGAAGCTCAGATTTAAGCCGAAATCGGCTAGGTTCAGGGTCACAAATGCGCTTGTATCGGTCGGCGTCGGAACTGTTGTGACGCTGCTCGCACTTTCAGCAAACAGCCAGCGCTCGCTTGAAAGCATTGCATCGTATTTTATTGAAAACAGCTATAAACTCGCAGGCGGCCACAATATCGTCAACGTAATATTGGTCGACTTCAGGGGATTTGATACATTGTTTGAAATTACCGTACTTGTCATTGCCGCTTTAGGAATATACGGCATGATCAGGCTCAGATTGGAGAAAGGAGGGGAAGAGCATTGAAAAAGGTTCAGACGAATGATGTGATCCTGCAAACCGTTACAAAGATTGCATCCTTTATCATTCTGCTCTTTTCTTTCCATCTGTTTTTTGCCGGCCATAATAACCCGGGCGGCGGTTTTATCGGCGGATTGATGACGGCGTCTTCGCTTGTCCTTCTGCTGCTCGCCTATGATTTAAAAACGGTGCAGAACATCTTGCCCGTCAACTTTATCTATGTGGCGGCCGTCGGCTTATTCATTTCCGTTTCCACCGGAATCGGCTCATTTTTGTTCGGCGCTCAGTTTCTTTCCCACGCGTTTGATTACTTTAACCTTCCGCTCTTGGGGAAAACGGAGCTTGCCACCGCGGTATTGTTTGATATCGGGGTTTATCTCGTAGTGGTCGGCGTGACCATGACCATTATTCAGACGATTGGGGAGAGAGAATAATGGAGATTTTAATGTCTTTTATTGTAGGAATTCTGTTCATGGCGGCGACTTATCTGCTGCTTTCCAAAAGCCTTTTGAGGGTGATTATCGGAACTGCCGTTCTCAGCCATGGCGTCCATCTGCTTTTGCTGACGATGGGAGGGTTAAAAAAAGGAGCGCCCCCCATTTTGAATGAAGAGTCGACAACCTATGTCGATCCTCTCCCTCAGGCGTTGATTTTAACGGCGATCGTCATTGCTTTCGGGGTTACCTCGTTTCTCCTGGTCATGGCTTTCCGCGCCTATCAAGAGCTGAAAATGGATGATATGGATCAAATGAGGGGAAATGATCAACATGAATAATCTTGTAATTCTGCCAATACTGATTCCTTTAATGGCCGCAATTCTGCTTATCTTTATGAACAGGTCGATCGTGCTGATGCGTGCATTCAGCGCCATATCTTCCATTGCGGCGATCGCTGCGGCCGCCGTTCTTGTGCAGACAGTCTATACGGACGGAATCCAGACCTTGTATCTCGGCGGGTGGAAGCCTCCGTTCGGAATCAGCCTTGTCGCTGATCAATTTGCCAGCCTTCTGGCGTTAACGACAGCCATTATCGGATTTCTGACGGTTCTTTATTCGTTTCGCTCCATCGGCGAAAAACGCGAGCGTTTCTTTTATTATCCCGCCGTCCAGTTCCTGCTTGCCGGAGTTAGCGGCGCTTTCTTGACCGGGGACTTGTTTAACCTGTTCGTATTTTTTGAGGTGCTTCTGATGGCTTCGTATGTGCTGATCGTCATCGGCGGCACGAAGATTCAGCTGCGGGAGTCTCTGAAGTACATCGTCTTTAACATTATTTCTTCCGCCCTCTTTGTCATCGGAGTCGCTTATTTATATGCGGTTACGGGCACATTAAACATGGCGGATCTGAGCGTCCGGATCAGCGAATCAGGGCAAACCGGGCTGATCACGGTCATCGCTGTTTTATTTTTGATCGTCTTCGGTTTAAAAGGCGGCATCTTCCCGCTGTATTTCTGGATGCCTGGTTCCTATTATGCGCCGCCAGCCGCTGTTTCCGCACTGTTTGGCGCACTTCTGACCAAAGTCGGCCTGTACGCGATCACAAGGGTGTTTACATTAATTTTCACCCAAGACGCCGCTTTTACTCATCAATTAATGGTCTGGCTTGCGGCGCTTACGATCATCTTCGGGGTCATCGGCTCGATCGCCTACTGGGATGTTCAAAAAATCATCATCTACAATATTGTCACTGCGGTCGGCGTCATCTTGTTCGGCATCGCCGCCAATACGCCGGCTTCAATCGAAGGATCTGTCTACTATTTGATTCATGACATGATCATTAAAGGAGCGCTGTTTATGCTTGGCGGAGCGCTTTTTGCCCTGACAGGGACAAACAACCTGAAAAAAATGAGCGGCCTGATCAAAAACCATCCCGTGCTCGGCTGGATGTTTATGATTTCAGCCGTTTCATTGGCAGGTGTTCCTCCTTTCAGCGGATTCATCGGCAAGCTGAAAATTGCAGAAGGCGGCTTTTTAAGCGGCGAATTCGTGATTACGCTGCTGATGCTTTTATCCAGCCTGCTCGTCTTGTATTCCGTCATGAAAATATTTATCAACGGCTTCTGGGGGGATGAACAGGAAGATGC
Coding sequences within it:
- a CDS encoding Na+/H+ antiporter subunit A — translated: MTSLHIAILSPFALAFLIPLLAKNVRKIHTGWFVLFLPVLLFIYFFRMIKMTADGGTLKAVLEWIPSFGINFTAYVDGLGLLFALLITGIGSLVVLYSIYYLSKEREQLGPFYVYLLMFMGAMLGVVLVDNVIVLYLFWELTSISSFLLIGYWYKREKSRYGATKSMLITIFGGLSMLGGFILLYTITGSFSIREMINQVDLISGHGFFIPALVLVLIGAFTKSAQFPFYIWLPDAMEAPTPVSAYLHSATMVKAGIYIVARFTPVFAFSGEWFWIVSLTGIVTLFWGSFNAVKQTDLKSILAFSTVSQLGMIMSMLGVGAAALHFQHFEYYMVAVIAAIFHLINHATFKGSLFMAVGIIDHETGTRDIRKLGGLMTIMPITFTITLIGAFSMAGLPPFNGFLSKEMFFTSMLRITNFNLYNADTWGFLFPVLAWIGSVFTFIYCMVLLFKTFGGKYQPEKLEKQAHEAPIGMLISPIVLVSLVVIFFFFPNILSYSIIEPAAASIMPTLLDGDEKFKVHIYMWHGFSTELYMTIGVVALGVLAYLTLSKWRKVYGLFPETLTLNKLYDSSLSGLEKGSNKITRTYMTGFLRDYLVYVFVFFIVIIGGSLAVTGGFSYDVKGNASIGVYELVLSAVMIAATFTTVFARSRLTAIIGLGVIGYTLALFFVIFRAPDLALTQLIIETISVALFLLCFYHLPKLRFKPKSARFRVTNALVSVGVGTVVTLLALSANSQRSLESIASYFIENSYKLAGGHNIVNVILVDFRGFDTLFEITVLVIAALGIYGMIRLRLEKGGEEH
- a CDS encoding Na(+)/H(+) antiporter subunit B, encoding MKKVQTNDVILQTVTKIASFIILLFSFHLFFAGHNNPGGGFIGGLMTASSLVLLLLAYDLKTVQNILPVNFIYVAAVGLFISVSTGIGSFLFGAQFLSHAFDYFNLPLLGKTELATAVLFDIGVYLVVVGVTMTIIQTIGERE
- a CDS encoding Na(+)/H(+) antiporter subunit C, whose translation is MEILMSFIVGILFMAATYLLLSKSLLRVIIGTAVLSHGVHLLLLTMGGLKKGAPPILNEESTTYVDPLPQALILTAIVIAFGVTSFLLVMAFRAYQELKMDDMDQMRGNDQHE
- a CDS encoding Na+/H+ antiporter subunit D, which codes for MNNLVILPILIPLMAAILLIFMNRSIVLMRAFSAISSIAAIAAAAVLVQTVYTDGIQTLYLGGWKPPFGISLVADQFASLLALTTAIIGFLTVLYSFRSIGEKRERFFYYPAVQFLLAGVSGAFLTGDLFNLFVFFEVLLMASYVLIVIGGTKIQLRESLKYIVFNIISSALFVIGVAYLYAVTGTLNMADLSVRISESGQTGLITVIAVLFLIVFGLKGGIFPLYFWMPGSYYAPPAAVSALFGALLTKVGLYAITRVFTLIFTQDAAFTHQLMVWLAALTIIFGVIGSIAYWDVQKIIIYNIVTAVGVILFGIAANTPASIEGSVYYLIHDMIIKGALFMLGGALFALTGTNNLKKMSGLIKNHPVLGWMFMISAVSLAGVPPFSGFIGKLKIAEGGFLSGEFVITLLMLLSSLLVLYSVMKIFINGFWGDEQEDAPAKRQLKGYMYPAAVLLFLSLAIGLGTELIAPYFHQAADTLVNPEKYIEAVLKE